The Pseudomonadota bacterium genome contains a region encoding:
- a CDS encoding two-component system response regulator UvrY has translation MRVILVDDHELVRTGVRRILDDASGITVVAEASCGEEAVSATNAHKPDVVLMDIHMPGIGGIEATRKILRSHAKTKVIALTVHGDKPYAVQLLKGGAQGFLTKGCPAEEVIKAIRAVYAGQRYVGTDVAQDLALALLPGAESSPFDTLSQREMQVLLMLTEGQGIQEISDRLCLSPKTVSTYRYRLYDKLDVENDVELIRLAISHGIIEGMRSA, from the coding sequence ATCCGAGTGATTCTCGTCGACGATCACGAACTGGTGCGTACAGGCGTGCGCCGCATATTGGATGATGCGAGCGGAATCACGGTGGTTGCGGAGGCCAGTTGTGGTGAGGAGGCCGTATCTGCCACCAATGCCCACAAACCCGATGTGGTGCTCATGGATATTCATATGCCTGGCATAGGCGGCATTGAGGCGACCCGCAAAATTCTGCGCTCTCACGCCAAAACCAAGGTAATAGCGCTCACAGTGCACGGCGACAAACCCTATGCCGTCCAATTACTCAAGGGCGGGGCGCAGGGATTCCTGACCAAAGGGTGCCCAGCCGAAGAGGTGATAAAGGCGATAAGAGCCGTTTACGCCGGGCAGCGCTATGTGGGAACAGACGTGGCTCAGGATCTGGCGTTGGCACTGCTGCCCGGTGCCGAATCCTCGCCCTTCGACACGCTTTCTCAGCGCGAAATGCAAGTACTACTGATGCTCACCGAGGGGCAGGGCATTCAGGAAATTTCGGATCGTCTGTGTCTCAGTCCCAAAACGGTGAGCACTTATCGTTACAGATTGTATGACAAGCTCGATGTCGAAAACGATGTGGAGCTGATTCGATTGGCCATCAGCCATGGGATCATC
- a CDS encoding BAX inhibitor (BI)-1/YccA family protein, protein MRQVQSAVARSTESVLGTNKLIRNTYTLLSMTLLFSALMAGVSMVLQLPPMVYMISFGGSILLLWLVLPRTANSAAGIGVVFAITGLMGLGLGPILNFYANLPNGPQIIATAMGGTGAIFLALSGYALTTKRDFSFMGGFLFAGLVVVLIAILANIFLAIPALSLAISTIVVLLMSGLILFDTSRMVNGGIDNYILATVSLYLNIYNLFIHLLSLLGILGGDE, encoded by the coding sequence ATGAGACAGGTTCAATCGGCTGTTGCACGCAGCACCGAGAGCGTGCTTGGCACCAACAAGCTGATTCGCAACACCTACACGCTGTTATCGATGACACTGTTGTTCAGTGCGCTGATGGCCGGTGTATCGATGGTGCTGCAGCTGCCCCCCATGGTTTACATGATCAGTTTTGGCGGATCGATACTGTTGTTGTGGCTGGTGCTACCCCGTACCGCCAACTCCGCCGCCGGCATCGGCGTGGTATTTGCCATCACGGGCTTAATGGGCCTGGGTCTTGGTCCGATTCTCAATTTCTACGCCAACCTGCCCAATGGTCCGCAGATTATCGCGACGGCGATGGGTGGTACAGGTGCCATTTTCCTGGCGCTGTCGGGCTATGCGCTGACCACAAAACGTGATTTCAGCTTTATGGGCGGGTTTCTCTTCGCCGGACTGGTCGTGGTCCTCATTGCGATCCTGGCCAATATCTTCCTCGCCATCCCCGCGCTGTCGCTGGCGATCTCAACCATCGTGGTTCTGCTGATGAGTGGATTGATCCTGTTTGATACAAGCCGCATGGTTAATGGGGGTATTGATAACTACATCCTGGCAACGGTCTCCCTTTATCTGAATATCTATAATCTATTCATACACTTGCTGAGCCTGCTTGGCATCCTCGGCGGGGATGAGTAA